A single window of Streptomyces aquilus DNA harbors:
- a CDS encoding L-rhamnose mutarotase: MKRIAQTIRLRPEHREEYLRLHSAVWPGVEAALRRANIRNYSIFLHGDVLFAYMEYHGEDFEADMASIEDDPETQRWWKLTDPCQEPFPDRGEGRQWSELPEIWHLSPPSDDTTA, encoded by the coding sequence ATGAAGCGCATCGCCCAGACCATCAGGCTCCGGCCCGAGCACCGCGAGGAGTACCTCCGGCTGCACTCCGCCGTGTGGCCCGGCGTGGAAGCCGCCCTGCGCCGGGCGAACATCCGCAACTACAGCATCTTCCTCCACGGTGACGTGCTGTTCGCCTACATGGAGTACCACGGCGAGGACTTCGAGGCGGACATGGCGTCCATCGAGGACGACCCCGAGACCCAGCGCTGGTGGAAGCTCACCGACCCGTGCCAGGAACCCTTCCCGGACCGGGGCGAGGGCCGCCAGTGGAGCGAGCTCCCCGAGATCTGGCACCTGAGCCCGCCCAGCGACGACACCACCGCCTGA
- a CDS encoding amidohydrolase family protein produces the protein MNTPLLIDAHHHLWDLSQRAQPWLDDPAVASIRRTFTPEDLRSTATHPVAGRRLHGTVVVQCIADVPETEDLLALAEREPLIQAVVGWTDLTSPAVGDVLDKLLAGPGGRYLRSLRHLVQGETDPDWLQRPDVERGLGAARDRGLRYDVLVRAHQLDQAVRLAERFPDLPQVLDHAGKPDIARQDFAEWERRIRRLAAHPHVVCKASGLITEADHTRWTNADLRPVWDVLVSAFGPERLMFGSDWPVANLAGGWNRWAATVDELVTGWSDSDVHALLAGTATAFYGLASAAGASDTTTRTTT, from the coding sequence GTGAACACACCCTTGCTGATCGACGCCCACCACCACCTCTGGGATCTCTCCCAACGCGCGCAACCCTGGCTCGACGACCCCGCCGTGGCGTCGATCCGCCGCACCTTCACCCCCGAGGACCTCCGCTCCACCGCCACCCACCCCGTCGCGGGCCGCCGGCTGCACGGCACGGTGGTCGTCCAGTGCATCGCGGACGTGCCCGAGACCGAGGACCTGCTCGCGCTCGCCGAGCGGGAGCCGCTGATCCAGGCCGTGGTCGGCTGGACCGACCTGACCTCCCCGGCGGTCGGTGACGTGCTCGACAAGCTCCTCGCCGGGCCGGGCGGCCGGTATCTGCGCTCCCTGCGCCACCTGGTCCAGGGCGAGACCGACCCCGACTGGCTGCAACGACCCGATGTGGAACGCGGGTTGGGGGCGGCCCGCGATCGCGGACTGCGCTACGACGTGCTCGTGCGCGCCCATCAGCTCGATCAGGCGGTCCGGCTCGCGGAGCGCTTCCCCGACCTGCCCCAGGTACTCGACCACGCGGGCAAGCCGGACATCGCCCGGCAGGACTTCGCGGAGTGGGAACGCCGGATCCGGCGGCTGGCCGCACACCCGCACGTGGTGTGCAAGGCCTCCGGGCTGATCACCGAGGCCGACCACACCCGCTGGACCAACGCCGACCTCCGCCCCGTCTGGGACGTCCTGGTCTCCGCCTTCGGCCCCGAGCGGCTGATGTTCGGCTCGGACTGGCCGGTCGCCAACCTGGCGGGCGGCTGGAACCGGTGGGCCGCCACCGTGGACGAACTGGTCACCGGCTGGAGCGACAGCGACGTCCACGCGCTCCTCGCCGGCACCGCCACCGCGTTCTACGGCCTGGCCTCCGCCGCCGGAGCGAGCGACACGACGACCCGCACGACGACGTGA
- a CDS encoding carbohydrate ABC transporter permease gives MASRLLAGSVLTVFVVFFVLPVVWLLLAATKTDQQLVHDNPLSFGSWHALKANWHALTAFQDDAVLLWLRNSAVYAAISLVITLCLAVPAGYALAMTEFRGRHTLLIATLVVMLMPNATLVVPLFLEINAVHLIGTMWSIILPYSFYPFGVYLTYIYFTTAVPKDLLAAARIDGCSEFGVFRHVALPLATPVIALVGFFSFVANWTNYFLPYVMLPESDQMPIQVGVGSLLSNVPSFNPTVGTLAIERPQLALATLVAITPVLVVFLFAQRFLVSGMLAGATKE, from the coding sequence GTGGCCTCCCGGCTGCTGGCGGGCTCGGTGCTCACCGTCTTCGTGGTGTTCTTCGTGCTGCCGGTGGTCTGGCTGCTGCTCGCGGCGACCAAGACCGACCAGCAGCTCGTCCACGACAACCCGCTGTCCTTCGGGTCCTGGCACGCGCTCAAGGCCAACTGGCACGCGCTCACCGCCTTCCAGGACGACGCCGTCCTGCTGTGGCTGCGCAACTCGGCCGTCTACGCGGCGATCTCCCTCGTCATCACCCTGTGCCTGGCCGTCCCGGCCGGCTACGCGCTGGCGATGACCGAGTTCCGCGGCCGGCACACACTGCTGATCGCGACCCTCGTCGTGATGCTGATGCCGAACGCCACGCTGGTGGTGCCGCTGTTCCTGGAGATCAACGCGGTGCATCTGATCGGCACGATGTGGTCGATCATCCTGCCGTACTCGTTCTACCCGTTCGGCGTGTACCTGACGTACATCTACTTCACCACCGCCGTGCCCAAGGACCTCCTGGCCGCGGCGCGGATCGACGGCTGCTCCGAGTTCGGCGTCTTCCGTCATGTGGCGCTGCCGCTGGCGACGCCCGTCATCGCGCTGGTCGGGTTCTTCAGCTTCGTCGCCAACTGGACGAACTACTTCCTGCCGTACGTGATGCTCCCCGAGAGCGACCAGATGCCGATCCAGGTGGGCGTCGGCAGTCTCCTCAGCAATGTGCCCTCGTTCAACCCGACCGTCGGCACCCTCGCGATCGAACGCCCGCAGCTGGCACTGGCGACGCTGGTCGCCATCACCCCCGTCCTCGTCGTGTTCCTGTTCGCCCAGCGCTTCCTGGTCAGCGGAATGCTCGCCGGCGCCACCAAGGAGTAA
- a CDS encoding aldo/keto reductase, producing MHRRKIPHTPVEITELGFGASVIGNLYRVTEPQDAAAAVDAAWDAGVRYFDTAPHYGLGLSERRLGAALRDRPRDEYVVSSKVGRLLVPNEHPRGVDDQGFVVRDDLRRQWDFSRDGVLRSLEETLERTGLDRVDVVYLHDPDEHWRQAADEAMPALADLRDQGVIGAIGAGMNQSAMLARFLRETAADVVMLAGRYTLLDQSALDDVLPAARETGKSVVAVGVFNSGLLSQDRPAEGMKYDYRNAPTDLVRRARAIAEVCERHGTTLPAAAIAFPFAHPAVVNVTLGMRTAEQVRRNVGLHARAVPDGLWAELREQGLIRADVTPPPSAAGTAPSPR from the coding sequence TTGCACCGCCGGAAGATCCCTCACACCCCCGTCGAGATCACCGAACTCGGCTTCGGCGCCTCGGTGATCGGCAACCTCTACCGGGTGACCGAGCCGCAGGACGCGGCGGCCGCCGTCGACGCCGCCTGGGACGCGGGCGTCCGCTACTTCGACACCGCACCCCACTACGGCCTCGGCCTCTCCGAACGCCGGCTCGGCGCCGCCCTGCGCGACCGGCCCCGCGACGAGTACGTCGTCTCGTCCAAGGTGGGCCGCCTCCTCGTCCCCAACGAGCACCCGCGGGGCGTCGACGACCAGGGGTTCGTCGTGCGGGACGACCTGCGCCGGCAGTGGGACTTCAGCCGTGACGGCGTACTGCGCTCCCTGGAGGAGACGCTGGAGCGCACCGGCCTGGACCGCGTCGACGTCGTCTACCTCCACGACCCCGACGAGCACTGGCGGCAGGCCGCCGACGAGGCCATGCCCGCCCTGGCCGACCTGCGCGACCAGGGCGTGATCGGAGCGATCGGCGCCGGCATGAACCAGTCCGCCATGCTCGCCCGCTTCCTGCGCGAGACCGCCGCCGACGTGGTGATGCTGGCCGGCCGCTACACACTGCTCGACCAGTCCGCCCTCGACGACGTCCTGCCCGCCGCACGGGAAACGGGCAAGAGCGTCGTCGCGGTCGGTGTCTTCAACTCCGGCCTGCTCTCCCAGGACCGGCCCGCCGAGGGCATGAAGTACGACTACCGGAACGCCCCGACCGACCTGGTGCGGCGGGCCCGGGCCATCGCCGAGGTCTGCGAGCGGCACGGCACCACCCTGCCGGCCGCCGCCATCGCCTTCCCCTTCGCCCACCCCGCCGTCGTCAACGTCACCCTGGGCATGCGCACCGCGGAACAGGTCCGGCGCAATGTCGGACTGCACGCTCGGGCCGTCCCCGACGGCCTCTGGGCGGAGCTGCGTGAACAGGGCCTGATCAGGGCTGACGTCACTCCGCCGCCGTCGGCCGCCGGGACAGCTCCGTCGCCGCGGTGA
- a CDS encoding carbohydrate ABC transporter permease — protein sequence MTLTHSSADSARGRPRGTSRQSRAGVAFVAGYTLLLLAFGVLPTCYAIYFAFTDAGGTFTGFSNFVTTAQDFRFVDSLGHVALYLVFWLLSLVVFVVVLALLLHRLSAGPVSQALRFLYYIPGALAGAASVLVWLFMLDPTVSPVSSLLETLGFHTFGEVIAPGNLALLFTIIAFWTGAGGWIVVMYGALNNIPKDVMEAARIDGANGWQTAWRVQIPMLRKWIVYMVILAFAGGAQLFVEPQLLSLASTGVAGRDYSLNQLTYDFAFQMNNINGAAAVSVELLVVSLSVAGVFVARSGFFDAD from the coding sequence GTGACCCTCACGCACTCCTCGGCCGACTCCGCCCGGGGGCGCCCTCGCGGCACCTCCCGGCAGAGTCGGGCCGGCGTGGCATTCGTCGCCGGCTACACACTGCTGCTGCTCGCCTTCGGCGTCCTTCCGACCTGTTACGCGATCTACTTCGCGTTCACCGACGCCGGAGGCACGTTCACCGGGTTCTCCAACTTCGTCACCACGGCACAGGACTTCCGCTTCGTCGACTCCCTGGGCCATGTGGCCCTGTACCTGGTCTTCTGGCTGTTGTCCCTCGTGGTGTTCGTGGTGGTCCTGGCGCTGCTCCTGCACCGGCTGTCCGCCGGGCCGGTCAGCCAGGCACTGCGCTTCCTCTACTACATCCCCGGAGCCCTCGCGGGCGCCGCGAGCGTCCTGGTGTGGCTGTTCATGCTCGACCCGACGGTCAGCCCGGTCAGCTCCCTGCTGGAGACGCTGGGCTTCCACACCTTCGGCGAGGTCATCGCCCCCGGGAACCTGGCGCTGCTGTTCACGATCATCGCGTTCTGGACCGGCGCGGGCGGCTGGATCGTCGTCATGTACGGCGCGCTCAACAACATCCCCAAGGACGTCATGGAGGCCGCGCGCATCGACGGCGCGAACGGCTGGCAGACCGCCTGGCGGGTGCAGATCCCCATGCTCCGCAAGTGGATCGTCTACATGGTGATCCTGGCCTTCGCGGGCGGCGCCCAGCTCTTCGTCGAGCCGCAGCTGCTCTCCCTCGCCAGCACCGGAGTGGCCGGCCGCGACTACTCGCTCAACCAGCTGACGTACGACTTCGCCTTCCAGATGAACAACATCAACGGCGCCGCCGCGGTCTCGGTGGAGCTGCTGGTCGTCAGCCTGTCGGTCGCCGGTGTCTTCGTCGCACGATCGGGGTTCTTCGATGCCGACTGA